A window of the Zhongshania aliphaticivorans genome harbors these coding sequences:
- the fabB gene encoding beta-ketoacyl-ACP synthase I yields MRRVVVTGMGIVSSIGNNLAEVLSSLQEGKSGIALNETYKEMGFRSHVSGSIKNLDLKALIDRKQFRFMGDAAAYAYLSMQQAIADSGLQEDQVSNVRTGIIAGSGGASSANLIDSADTLRQRGVKRIGPYRVTQTMGSTVSACLATPFKIKGVNYSISSACATSAHCIGNAAELIQLGKQDIVFAGGGEEEHWSLSCLFDAMGALSTKYNDTPECASRPYDAERDGFVIAGGAGMVVLEELEHAKARGAKIYGELVGYGATSDGYDMVAPSGEGAARCMHQALAGVDSDVDYINSHGTSTPAGDMQELKAVKQAYEGKKIPAIGSTKSLAGHSLGATGAQEAIFSLLMMKHNFIAASANISTLDDEAAGVPIVTSKQENVTLNTIMSNSFGFGGTNASLVFKRYTA; encoded by the coding sequence ATGAGACGTGTTGTCGTGACCGGCATGGGGATTGTTTCCAGCATAGGCAATAATCTAGCTGAAGTATTAAGTTCGCTACAGGAAGGCAAATCGGGTATTGCGCTCAACGAGACCTACAAAGAAATGGGCTTTCGCAGCCATGTTTCAGGCTCCATTAAAAACCTTGACCTTAAAGCGCTAATTGATCGCAAACAATTCCGTTTTATGGGCGACGCCGCCGCTTATGCCTACCTTTCTATGCAGCAAGCTATCGCAGACTCAGGTCTTCAAGAAGATCAAGTTAGCAATGTCCGCACAGGAATTATTGCCGGTTCTGGCGGAGCATCTTCTGCGAACCTAATCGACTCGGCTGACACGTTACGCCAACGCGGCGTGAAGCGCATTGGGCCGTACCGTGTCACCCAGACCATGGGCAGCACCGTATCTGCATGCCTTGCGACACCCTTCAAAATCAAAGGTGTAAACTATTCAATTTCTTCAGCTTGCGCCACCAGCGCACACTGCATAGGCAACGCCGCAGAGCTTATCCAACTTGGCAAACAAGACATTGTCTTTGCTGGTGGCGGCGAAGAAGAGCACTGGTCCCTAAGCTGCTTATTTGATGCAATGGGCGCCCTATCAACAAAATACAACGACACCCCTGAGTGCGCTTCACGTCCCTATGACGCAGAGCGTGATGGCTTTGTAATTGCCGGTGGTGCCGGTATGGTAGTGCTAGAAGAACTCGAGCACGCCAAAGCACGCGGCGCAAAAATTTACGGCGAGCTGGTTGGTTACGGCGCCACTTCCGATGGCTATGACATGGTTGCTCCCAGCGGAGAAGGTGCGGCTCGCTGTATGCACCAAGCGCTAGCCGGCGTTGATAGCGATGTTGACTACATCAACTCTCACGGCACATCGACACCTGCTGGCGACATGCAAGAATTAAAAGCGGTCAAGCAAGCTTATGAAGGCAAAAAGATCCCCGCTATTGGCTCTACCAAATCACTGGCGGGCCACTCATTGGGCGCAACAGGCGCTCAAGAAGCGATCTTTTCTTTACTCATGATGAAACATAATTTCATTGCCGCATCCGCTAATATCAGCACGCTAGATGACGAAGCGGCAGGCGTACCTATCGTGACAAGCAAGCAAGAAAATGTCACCTTGAATACAATTATGTCTAATAGTTTCGGCTTTGGCGGCACCAATGCCAGCCTTGTGTTTAAGCGTTACACAGCTTAA
- the cgtA gene encoding Obg family GTPase CgtA, translating to MKFVDEAVIRVEAGRGGNGCLSFRREKFIPWGGPDGGDGGDGGSVILRAEASMNTLVDFRFVKAYNARVGEPGRGANCRGKSADDLILNVPVGTTVIDEDTQEVLGDLVAADDTLKVVQGGFHGLGNTRFKSSTNRSPRQFTRGSDGEVRNLRLELKVLADVGLLGMPNAGKSTFIRAVSAAKPKVANYPFTTLVPNLGVVRVQQHRSFVVADIPGLVEGASDGAGLGIRFLKHLTRTRLLLHLVDMAPYDGVTPQESVSIIAKELSRFSPTLAGRERWLVLNKLDMLPEDEREARCQEVVDALAWTGPVYKVSALTGENTKALCNDVLQFVEEQSELLAVDADAAERERDIQDAMQAEARERIQALADQRRSARRAEGGADDYDDEDDDDHDVEVVYRP from the coding sequence ATGAAGTTTGTTGATGAAGCGGTAATCAGGGTAGAGGCGGGGCGCGGCGGAAATGGCTGTCTGAGTTTCCGTCGTGAAAAGTTTATACCCTGGGGTGGTCCTGACGGTGGCGACGGTGGCGACGGTGGGAGTGTTATTTTGCGCGCCGAGGCCTCAATGAATACCTTGGTTGATTTTCGCTTTGTTAAAGCTTACAACGCGCGTGTTGGTGAGCCGGGTCGAGGTGCGAACTGTCGTGGCAAAAGTGCGGATGACTTGATCTTGAATGTGCCAGTTGGGACAACGGTGATCGATGAGGATACTCAGGAGGTGCTGGGTGATCTTGTGGCGGCCGATGATACCCTTAAGGTGGTGCAGGGTGGTTTTCATGGCTTGGGTAATACTCGCTTTAAATCGAGCACGAATCGTTCGCCGCGTCAGTTTACTCGGGGCAGTGATGGCGAGGTCCGTAACCTGCGTTTAGAGTTGAAGGTCTTGGCTGATGTAGGTTTGCTGGGAATGCCTAATGCGGGTAAGTCGACGTTTATTCGTGCAGTTTCCGCAGCTAAGCCAAAGGTGGCTAACTACCCTTTTACAACCTTGGTGCCCAACTTGGGGGTGGTGCGAGTACAGCAGCACCGCAGCTTTGTTGTTGCTGATATTCCGGGGTTGGTTGAGGGGGCCTCGGATGGTGCTGGCTTGGGGATCCGCTTCCTTAAGCATTTGACTCGCACGCGTTTGTTGCTGCATTTGGTTGATATGGCGCCGTACGATGGTGTTACTCCGCAAGAGTCTGTGTCGATTATTGCTAAAGAATTGTCGCGTTTTAGTCCAACCTTGGCAGGGCGTGAGCGTTGGTTGGTGCTTAATAAGTTGGATATGTTGCCTGAAGATGAACGTGAAGCGCGCTGTCAGGAGGTGGTTGATGCTTTGGCGTGGACGGGACCGGTTTATAAAGTGTCGGCGTTAACTGGCGAAAACACCAAGGCTCTGTGTAATGATGTGCTGCAGTTTGTTGAAGAGCAGTCGGAATTATTGGCGGTGGATGCTGATGCTGCGGAGCGTGAGCGCGACATTCAGGACGCGATGCAGGCGGAGGCAAGGGAGCGAATACAGGCCCTAGCGGATCAGCGGCGCTCGGCGCGTCGCGCTGAGGGTGGTGCGGATGATTACGACGATGAAGATGATGATGACCATGATGTTGAAGTGGTCTATCGGCCTTGA
- the rpmA gene encoding 50S ribosomal protein L27, with product MAHKKAGGSTRNGRDSQSKRLGVKRFGGQVVSAGSIIVRQRGTRFHAGENVGCGTDHTLFAKADGVVKFEVKGPKSRKYISIVAA from the coding sequence ATGGCTCACAAGAAAGCTGGTGGTAGTACTCGTAACGGACGCGACTCACAGAGTAAGCGTCTGGGTGTAAAACGTTTTGGTGGTCAAGTTGTTAGCGCGGGCAGCATTATTGTTCGTCAGCGTGGCACACGCTTTCACGCAGGTGAAAACGTAGGATGCGGCACCGACCATACATTGTTTGCAAAGGCAGATGGTGTGGTGAAGTTTGAAGTTAAAGGTCCAAAGAGTCGCAAATACATTAGTATTGTTGCGGCCTAA
- the galU gene encoding UTP--glucose-1-phosphate uridylyltransferase GalU produces MIRKCLFPVAGYGTRFLPATKSMPKEMLPIVNKPLVQYGVEEAINADLNEIALVTGRGKRAIADHFDISYELENQIAGSSKERYLDCIRNVLEKGTFMMTRQREMKGLGHAILTGECLVGDEAFGVILSDDLCLNNEDDEGVMAQMVKLYNQFRCSIVAIQEVPLEEIEKYGVIAGEEMGDGLFRVSSMVEKPKPEDAPTNMAVIGRYILTPDIFDILRETPPGKNGEVQLTDALMTQAQNGCVLAYKFRGKRFDCGSVPGFIEATNYVYENIYAEGSS; encoded by the coding sequence ATGATTAGAAAATGTTTATTCCCTGTCGCCGGTTACGGCACACGTTTTTTGCCTGCAACAAAATCTATGCCTAAAGAGATGCTGCCCATCGTGAATAAGCCGTTGGTGCAGTATGGTGTTGAAGAGGCGATTAACGCTGACTTAAATGAAATTGCCTTGGTTACTGGGCGTGGTAAGCGTGCTATTGCAGACCATTTTGATATTAGTTATGAGTTGGAAAATCAGATTGCAGGTTCTAGCAAAGAGCGTTATTTAGACTGTATTCGTAATGTGCTTGAGAAAGGTACCTTCATGATGACGCGTCAGCGTGAGATGAAGGGCTTGGGGCACGCTATTTTGACTGGTGAGTGCCTCGTTGGCGATGAGGCGTTTGGGGTTATTTTGTCGGATGATTTGTGCCTCAATAATGAAGATGATGAAGGCGTTATGGCGCAGATGGTTAAGCTCTATAACCAGTTTCGTTGCAGCATCGTCGCTATCCAAGAGGTGCCATTGGAAGAAATTGAAAAATATGGCGTTATTGCCGGCGAAGAAATGGGTGATGGTTTATTCCGTGTTAGCTCCATGGTTGAAAAACCGAAGCCAGAAGATGCGCCAACCAATATGGCTGTTATTGGTCGTTATATTTTAACGCCAGATATTTTTGACATTTTACGTGAAACGCCTCCTGGCAAAAACGGTGAAGTACAGCTAACTGATGCATTGATGACGCAGGCGCAAAATGGTTGCGTTCTCGCGTATAAATTCCGAGGCAAGCGTTTTGACTGTGGTAGCGTACCTGGTTTTATCGAAGCCACTAATTACGTCTACGAAAACATTTATGCCGAGGGTTCATCGTGA
- a CDS encoding diacylglycerol kinase: MMNKPGRTGPARILDASKYSLKGLRAAWQHEEAFRQESTLALIMLPAALWLGSNAGQRSILIATVVLVVIVELINSAIEAVVDRISTDHHPLSGQAKDIGSAAVMLSLLLCLSCWGMIAVERFLLN; the protein is encoded by the coding sequence ATGATGAACAAACCCGGCCGCACCGGCCCCGCTCGTATTCTTGACGCATCAAAATATTCCCTCAAAGGGTTGCGGGCCGCATGGCAACACGAAGAGGCCTTTCGTCAAGAAAGCACTCTAGCACTCATCATGCTACCTGCTGCGCTCTGGTTAGGCAGCAACGCCGGCCAGCGATCAATATTAATTGCTACGGTCGTGTTAGTCGTCATTGTAGAACTTATTAACTCTGCCATTGAAGCCGTCGTCGACCGCATCAGCACCGATCACCACCCCCTATCAGGACAAGCAAAAGACATCGGTTCAGCCGCCGTCATGCTTAGCCTGTTACTCTGCCTAAGCTGCTGGGGCATGATCGCAGTTGAACGCTTCCTACTAAATTAA
- the proB gene encoding glutamate 5-kinase, which yields MSESRRRLTACKRVVVKIGSALLTNDGRGLNAEGLDAWVAQLAALRAAGREVVLVSSGAVAEGMTRLGWRERPDDLHKLQAAAAVGQMGLVQAYEARFRLHGLQTAQILLGHDDISARDRYLNARSTLLTLLDLGVVPIVNENDTVVTDEIRFGDNDTLAALVANLIDADALVILTDQRGLFEEDPRANPAAKLISEASVEDRALDVMVGGAAGSLGRGGMLTKLRAARLASRSGANTVIVGGREDRVLDRVFAAEDVGTLLLSKEPPITARKKWLAGQLRLRGSVVIDEGAVRVLTQQGRSLLPVGVVAVEGQFSRGDLVRCVDAHGCEVARGLINYCADDARRLQGVPSHKITELLGFAGEHELIHRDNLVVVA from the coding sequence TTGTCTGAGAGTAGGCGGAGATTAACCGCGTGTAAGCGTGTTGTGGTAAAGATCGGTTCAGCGCTGCTGACAAATGATGGTCGCGGTCTTAATGCTGAGGGCTTGGATGCCTGGGTTGCGCAGTTGGCTGCGCTAAGGGCGGCTGGGCGAGAGGTGGTGTTGGTTTCGTCTGGGGCTGTTGCAGAGGGAATGACTCGTCTGGGTTGGCGTGAGCGGCCAGATGATTTGCATAAGCTACAGGCTGCGGCTGCCGTTGGTCAAATGGGTCTGGTTCAGGCTTATGAGGCGCGGTTTCGGCTTCATGGTTTGCAGACCGCGCAGATTTTGCTTGGTCATGATGATATTTCGGCGCGAGATCGTTATTTGAATGCGCGTAGCACCTTGTTGACGCTGCTTGACTTGGGTGTGGTGCCGATTGTTAATGAAAATGACACGGTTGTTACTGATGAAATACGTTTTGGTGACAATGACACGTTAGCGGCGTTGGTCGCCAATTTGATTGATGCTGACGCGCTGGTGATTTTGACTGATCAGCGCGGCTTGTTTGAAGAGGATCCGCGTGCTAACCCCGCTGCAAAATTAATTTCTGAGGCCTCTGTAGAAGATCGCGCCTTGGATGTAATGGTGGGTGGCGCTGCTGGATCGCTGGGGCGTGGAGGTATGTTGACCAAATTGCGCGCAGCGCGTTTGGCTTCCCGTTCTGGGGCGAATACAGTGATTGTAGGTGGGCGCGAAGATCGAGTATTGGATAGGGTATTTGCTGCTGAGGATGTTGGTACATTGCTGCTTTCTAAGGAGCCGCCGATTACAGCTCGGAAAAAATGGTTGGCCGGGCAGTTGCGCTTGCGTGGCAGTGTGGTGATTGATGAGGGTGCGGTACGTGTATTGACGCAGCAGGGCCGCAGTCTGTTACCTGTTGGGGTAGTGGCGGTTGAGGGGCAGTTTTCCCGTGGCGACCTTGTTAGGTGTGTTGATGCCCATGGTTGTGAGGTGGCTCGGGGTTTGATTAATTATTGCGCGGATGATGCAAGGCGTTTGCAGGGTGTGCCAAGCCATAAAATAACGGAATTGCTGGGCTTTGCCGGTGAGCATGAGTTGATTCACCGAGATAATTTAGTCGTGGTTGCTTGA
- the rpsT gene encoding 30S ribosomal protein S20: MANSPQAKKRARQAEKRRTHNASLRSMVRTYLKKVVSAIESGDQAEAQTAYVAAVPVLDRMADKGIVTKNKAARHKSRLNSKIKAMATAA; encoded by the coding sequence GTGGCGAATTCTCCACAAGCTAAAAAACGCGCACGCCAGGCGGAAAAACGTCGTACGCACAACGCCAGTCTGCGCTCCATGGTTCGCACATACTTGAAAAAAGTTGTGTCAGCTATCGAATCAGGCGATCAAGCAGAAGCTCAAACTGCTTACGTTGCTGCAGTACCCGTTCTTGACCGCATGGCCGACAAAGGCATCGTGACAAAGAACAAGGCCGCTCGCCATAAGAGCCGGCTAAACAGCAAAATTAAAGCAATGGCTACCGCTGCGTAG
- the lpxL gene encoding LpxL/LpxP family Kdo(2)-lipid IV(A) lauroyl/palmitoleoyl acyltransferase, producing the protein MTIERQLLNPTHWPSWCAVALLWLLAHLPRRLSYALGAGVGNLFYFFAKDRRHICETNLRLCFPELTEADHRVLVKKTMRNQGVGLMETLRVWFIAPEKLGVEFELLGKEHLEVEEGGPGIIVIGTHFTTLDFCGTLIGLQYPSDSFYRKHRNPVFEFILSRSRARYGEPIHRRNIKRALKCLRDGRRLFYLPDQDYGRKSAEFVPFFGIPAATTIGTSTLARGGRARVVYANQRRLDGGRRYRVEIIPMDNFPSGDPAVDARAINAILEENIRSVPDQYMWVHRRFKTRPVGEAGFYE; encoded by the coding sequence ATGACAATTGAGAGACAACTACTTAACCCGACTCACTGGCCTTCATGGTGTGCCGTGGCTTTACTTTGGTTACTCGCCCATTTGCCGAGGCGGCTGAGTTATGCCTTGGGTGCGGGGGTGGGCAATTTATTTTATTTTTTTGCCAAAGATCGTCGCCATATCTGTGAGACCAACTTGCGCTTGTGTTTTCCTGAATTAACAGAGGCCGATCACCGAGTGTTGGTGAAGAAGACCATGCGCAATCAAGGCGTGGGTTTGATGGAAACCTTGAGGGTATGGTTTATTGCGCCCGAAAAGCTGGGTGTAGAGTTTGAGCTTTTGGGAAAGGAGCATCTTGAGGTGGAGGAAGGGGGCCCGGGTATCATTGTGATTGGCACCCATTTCACCACATTGGATTTCTGCGGTACGCTTATTGGTCTGCAATACCCATCGGATTCTTTTTACCGTAAGCATAGAAACCCAGTATTTGAGTTTATTCTCAGTCGTTCACGGGCGCGCTATGGCGAGCCTATCCACCGTCGAAATATTAAGCGCGCACTCAAGTGTCTTCGTGACGGTCGGCGGTTATTTTATTTGCCTGATCAAGACTATGGTCGAAAGTCAGCTGAGTTTGTGCCGTTTTTTGGCATACCTGCGGCGACCACAATTGGTACGAGTACCTTGGCGCGGGGAGGCCGGGCAAGGGTAGTTTATGCAAATCAGCGGCGTTTAGATGGCGGTCGTCGATATCGGGTTGAAATAATACCTATGGATAATTTTCCGAGCGGTGACCCTGCTGTGGATGCTCGCGCTATTAATGCGATCCTTGAGGAAAATATACGCAGTGTGCCAGATCAGTATATGTGGGTGCACCGTCGCTTTAAAACTAGGCCTGTTGGAGAGGCCGGGTTTTACGAATGA
- a CDS encoding phosphomannomutase, protein MSSSEITCFKAYDVRGRIPDQLNEDIAYRIGRAFAAVIKPKKVVVGHDIRLSSEAIKAALTNGLLDSGVDVYDIGLCGTEEIYFATAHAEMDGGIAVTASHNPKDYNGMKFVREESKPISGDTGLFDIKKLAEQNEFAESAERGKLQSLDTASAYVEHLLSYVDVASLKPLKIVVNAGNGGAGRVIDLLEQHLPYEFIRVHHEADGNFPNGVPNPLLVENRQPSIDAIKAHGADLGVAWDGDFDRCFFFDETGDFIEGYYVVGLLAEAFLLKNPGANIVHDPRLTWNTVAIVEEAGGKAVQCKTGHAFIKERMRIENAVYGGEMSAHHYFRDFAYCDSGMIPWLLVTQLMSVKSASLSSLVEERVALFPCSGEINREVADAKTVIAQIEAKYKPLAAAVDFTDGLSMSFEGWRFNVRMSNTEPVVRLNVESDGNAALMEEKTAELLAML, encoded by the coding sequence GTGAGCAGCAGTGAAATAACATGTTTTAAAGCATACGACGTTCGCGGTCGTATTCCTGATCAATTGAATGAGGATATTGCTTATCGAATTGGCCGTGCTTTTGCTGCTGTTATTAAGCCTAAAAAAGTGGTTGTTGGCCATGATATACGTTTGAGTAGCGAAGCGATTAAAGCGGCATTGACGAATGGCCTGTTAGACTCTGGTGTGGATGTTTATGACATCGGCTTATGCGGCACGGAAGAAATTTATTTTGCCACGGCGCATGCGGAGATGGATGGTGGAATCGCGGTAACCGCCAGCCACAACCCGAAAGACTACAACGGCATGAAATTCGTGCGGGAGGAGTCTAAACCTATCAGTGGTGACACAGGGCTTTTTGATATTAAAAAGTTGGCTGAGCAAAATGAATTTGCTGAGTCTGCCGAGCGTGGCAAATTGCAGTCATTAGATACAGCGTCTGCTTACGTCGAGCATCTGTTGAGTTACGTGGATGTTGCTTCATTAAAGCCATTAAAGATTGTGGTTAATGCCGGTAACGGTGGTGCGGGCAGGGTCATCGATTTATTAGAGCAGCATTTGCCCTATGAATTTATTCGAGTCCATCATGAAGCGGACGGTAATTTTCCTAATGGGGTGCCCAATCCATTGCTGGTAGAAAACCGCCAGCCCAGCATTGATGCGATTAAGGCGCATGGTGCTGATTTAGGGGTTGCTTGGGATGGTGATTTTGATCGCTGTTTCTTCTTTGATGAAACGGGTGACTTCATTGAAGGCTATTACGTTGTTGGTTTGTTAGCCGAAGCGTTTCTATTGAAAAACCCTGGCGCCAATATTGTTCATGATCCGCGTTTAACTTGGAATACCGTTGCGATTGTGGAAGAGGCTGGCGGTAAGGCTGTGCAGTGCAAAACGGGTCACGCCTTCATTAAGGAGCGTATGCGCATTGAAAATGCAGTGTACGGTGGCGAGATGAGTGCACATCATTATTTCCGAGACTTTGCTTATTGTGATAGCGGAATGATTCCTTGGCTGCTGGTTACTCAGCTTATGTCAGTTAAATCCGCGAGTCTGTCTTCGTTGGTAGAAGAGCGAGTGGCGCTGTTCCCCTGTAGTGGGGAAATTAACCGTGAGGTAGCTGACGCGAAAACCGTAATCGCCCAAATTGAGGCTAAATATAAGCCGTTGGCGGCGGCAGTCGATTTTACTGATGGTTTAAGTATGAGCTTTGAGGGTTGGCGTTTTAATGTGAGAATGTCAAACACTGAGCCCGTTGTTAGGCTGAATGTTGAAAGTGATGGTAATGCCGCGCTAATGGAAGAGAAGACCGCTGAATTACTGGCGATGTTATAA
- a CDS encoding polyprenyl synthetase family protein — protein MQQIRQIVDSEFAAVNDFIIEQLHSNVPLVENIGHYIVDAGGKRLRPLLTLLCAGAIGKTDSQHVQLAAVIEFIHTATLLHDDVVDISALRRGRPTANANWGNAPSVLVGDFLYSRAFQILVEIGSLPLMGLLSSTTNTVAEGEVLQLSRAGNADTSESTYYDVIRSKTAVLFGAACEGAAIISHASEHQTAFYNYGLNLGIAFQLIDDILDYEGKPEETGKNVGDDLAEGKPTLPLIYVLQHGNETQKQLVRDAISNKSAEQLDAIVAAVTSSGALTYCRNAAKQYTDSALEALKPIEDSPCRRALEKLTTIALSRRS, from the coding sequence ATGCAACAGATCCGCCAGATCGTTGACAGCGAATTTGCTGCGGTCAACGACTTCATCATAGAACAACTTCACTCGAATGTGCCCCTTGTCGAAAACATTGGCCACTATATTGTCGATGCAGGTGGCAAGCGCCTCCGCCCCTTACTAACACTTTTGTGTGCCGGTGCCATCGGCAAAACTGACTCTCAGCATGTTCAGTTAGCCGCCGTTATTGAGTTCATACATACCGCCACACTGCTGCATGATGACGTGGTCGATATTTCAGCACTTCGACGCGGACGCCCCACCGCCAACGCTAACTGGGGCAACGCTCCAAGCGTTCTAGTAGGCGATTTCCTTTACTCGCGCGCATTTCAAATATTGGTAGAAATTGGCAGCCTTCCACTGATGGGCCTACTCTCCAGTACCACCAATACCGTGGCAGAAGGTGAAGTACTGCAATTGAGCCGCGCAGGTAATGCAGATACCAGTGAGTCTACTTATTACGACGTTATTCGCAGTAAAACCGCCGTCTTATTTGGCGCCGCTTGCGAAGGCGCAGCCATTATCAGCCATGCAAGTGAGCACCAAACCGCTTTTTACAACTACGGACTCAACCTTGGTATTGCCTTCCAATTAATTGACGACATCCTTGATTATGAAGGCAAGCCAGAAGAAACCGGTAAAAACGTTGGCGACGATCTCGCAGAAGGCAAACCAACACTGCCGCTAATTTATGTTTTACAACATGGCAACGAAACTCAGAAACAGTTAGTACGCGATGCCATTAGCAACAAATCTGCCGAGCAGCTTGACGCTATTGTCGCCGCAGTGACCAGTAGCGGCGCGCTCACCTACTGTAGAAATGCAGCCAAACAGTATACCGACTCCGCTCTTGAGGCGCTTAAGCCTATCGAGGACTCCCCCTGTCGTCGCGCGCTGGAAAAACTAACCACTATCGCACTATCAAGACGCAGCTAA
- the fabA gene encoding bifunctional 3-hydroxydecanoyl-ACP dehydratase/trans-2-decenoyl-ACP isomerase, producing MSLIHQNSFTKQELIDCGNGTLFGPGNPKLPVDNMLMVDRITHVSTEGGTHNKGVLVAELDINPDLWFFDCHFIGDPVMPGCLGLDAMWQLVGFYLGWRGNSGKGRALGAGEVKFTGQILPDAKLVTYTLNYKRLIERKLVLGIADGEVAVDGKVIYTAKDLRVGLFKDDASF from the coding sequence ATGTCTTTAATTCATCAAAATAGCTTTACTAAACAAGAGTTAATTGATTGCGGAAACGGCACGTTGTTTGGCCCCGGCAATCCAAAACTACCTGTAGACAATATGCTTATGGTAGACCGCATCACCCATGTCAGCACCGAGGGTGGTACGCATAACAAAGGCGTACTCGTTGCTGAATTGGATATCAATCCCGACCTTTGGTTCTTTGATTGTCATTTTATTGGCGACCCAGTGATGCCCGGTTGCCTAGGCCTAGACGCCATGTGGCAGCTCGTTGGCTTTTATTTGGGCTGGCGTGGTAATAGCGGCAAGGGACGCGCACTCGGTGCTGGCGAAGTGAAATTCACAGGCCAAATTCTTCCCGACGCCAAACTTGTCACTTACACGCTAAACTACAAACGCTTAATAGAGCGCAAGTTAGTGCTTGGCATCGCCGACGGCGAAGTAGCCGTCGACGGCAAAGTTATCTATACCGCAAAAGATTTGCGCGTAGGTCTGTTTAAAGACGACGCCAGCTTCTAG
- the rplU gene encoding 50S ribosomal protein L21, with translation MYAVIESGGKQHRVIEGETLKLEKIEVATGESVTFDKVLMVKAGEELKIGAPYVDGSKVTAEVVSQGRHAKVKIVKFRRRKHSMKQAGHRQWFTEVKITGISA, from the coding sequence ATGTACGCAGTTATTGAAAGCGGTGGTAAGCAACACCGTGTTATTGAGGGTGAGACCCTTAAGCTAGAAAAAATCGAAGTTGCCACTGGCGAAAGTGTAACCTTTGACAAAGTGTTGATGGTTAAAGCTGGTGAAGAGCTAAAAATTGGCGCACCTTATGTAGATGGTAGCAAAGTGACTGCGGAAGTTGTTTCGCAAGGTCGTCACGCCAAGGTTAAAATTGTTAAGTTTCGCCGTCGGAAGCACAGCATGAAACAAGCTGGTCACCGTCAGTGGTTCACCGAAGTGAAAATCACTGGAATCAGTGCTTAA